The following proteins are encoded in a genomic region of Oceanisphaera profunda:
- the pelF gene encoding GT4 family glycosyltransferase PelF — MTKKVDICLLLEGTYPYVRGGVSSWLHQIISGLPQYHFHLIFLGGSPEFYGEPVYELPDNVVGFEAHYLLHTPDTLTPAARKGDSVMFEKWGQLVAYLEQPEEPIPDELLDAVFSKLGNNNGLSLADFLYSRSSWEVLSKRYRDISPHKSFVDYFWTYRNIHQPLFTLAHIAENLPDAKVFHSLSTGYAGFLGALCKQKTKRPYIITEHGIYTKERKIDLSQASWIEDRHSLIDISMHKEMDQTRKTWVRFFEQLGLTAYHKADKIISLFEGNRQRQHADGAPEYKTQVITNGIDVARFEEAYAQRPVTPPLVVGLIGRVVPIKDIKTFIRAIRGAVEVMPTLQGWIIGPTEEDPTYVRECELLIDSLGLTEHVKLLGNQNVAEMMPKLGVVMLTSISEAQPLVLLEAMASGIPCIATEVGACHEIIHGAPGEDACMGAAGSIIQIASPVQAAHAIIDTLTNTSQWHKTGDIGKQRVTRYYNETDMHHVYRTLYQEAIDGGNRL, encoded by the coding sequence ATGACTAAAAAAGTAGATATTTGCCTACTATTAGAGGGAACTTATCCTTATGTGCGAGGCGGTGTCTCTAGCTGGCTGCATCAAATCATCAGTGGATTACCGCAGTATCACTTTCATCTCATTTTTCTCGGGGGCTCGCCAGAATTTTACGGTGAGCCAGTGTATGAACTGCCGGACAATGTGGTCGGCTTTGAAGCACATTACCTGTTACATACGCCCGACACACTGACTCCAGCTGCGCGCAAAGGTGACAGTGTCATGTTTGAAAAGTGGGGCCAGCTTGTCGCTTACTTAGAGCAACCAGAAGAACCAATACCTGATGAGCTACTGGATGCGGTTTTTTCAAAGCTTGGTAATAACAATGGTTTATCTCTTGCAGATTTTCTCTACAGCCGCTCGTCTTGGGAAGTGCTGAGCAAGCGCTATCGAGACATCTCTCCTCACAAGTCTTTCGTCGATTATTTCTGGACGTATCGTAATATTCATCAACCGCTTTTTACGCTGGCGCATATTGCTGAAAACCTGCCCGACGCTAAGGTTTTTCATAGTCTCTCTACTGGTTATGCTGGGTTTTTAGGGGCGCTATGCAAGCAGAAAACCAAACGGCCCTACATCATCACTGAGCACGGAATCTATACCAAAGAGCGAAAAATTGATTTATCTCAAGCGAGTTGGATCGAAGACCGCCACAGCTTGATCGATATAAGTATGCATAAAGAAATGGATCAGACGCGAAAGACTTGGGTTCGTTTTTTCGAGCAGCTGGGCCTTACCGCCTATCATAAAGCTGACAAGATAATCTCGTTGTTTGAAGGAAACCGGCAGCGTCAGCATGCCGACGGCGCACCTGAATACAAAACACAAGTTATCACCAACGGTATTGATGTTGCCCGCTTTGAAGAAGCGTATGCTCAACGGCCCGTCACACCTCCGTTAGTGGTGGGCTTGATTGGGCGAGTGGTGCCTATTAAAGATATTAAAACCTTTATCCGTGCTATTCGGGGGGCGGTCGAAGTAATGCCCACGTTACAAGGCTGGATTATCGGTCCCACGGAAGAGGACCCCACTTATGTACGGGAATGTGAACTGCTGATTGACAGTTTAGGGCTGACCGAGCATGTCAAACTGCTAGGAAACCAGAACGTGGCAGAGATGATGCCCAAGCTTGGGGTGGTGATGCTCACCTCAATTAGTGAGGCTCAACCTCTGGTACTGCTTGAGGCTATGGCTTCCGGCATTCCCTGTATCGCGACTGAGGTGGGTGCTTGTCATGAAATTATCCATGGCGCACCTGGTGAAGATGCCTGCATGGGAGCGGCGGGCAGCATTATTCAGATTGCCAGTCCGGTACAAGCGGCACACGCTATCATAGACACCTTAACCAATACCTCTCAATGGCACAAAACCGGCGATATAGGCAAACAGCGCGTCACTCGCTATTACAATGAAACTGATATGCATCACGTATATAGAACACTTTACCAGGAGGCTATTGATGGCGGGAATCGGCTTTGA
- a CDS encoding tetratricopeptide repeat protein: protein MKALLFIQSIIIEGFAIYLLNSSHLGLSDWLLLLICHAVACASFTGWCWLILPKKYCIPLFGSLCFLFLFSLLLPVVGIVGTACSMLLALYFPKKQHSNHWQSIEALSLPQSPTEETVTHSLFGAGALRDILVHNDSSEQRALAVAAISHLPRQQSVPLLQLALKDAADYTRLLAYAALEAIENQINEQIANYKQRYQQQPLPDIAYNIAQHYWELCYLGIAEGILKKHYLKQAEQYLRLSVEKKIGASNSLLLGRVLLAQQRPEEAMTHLKHASQQGLQLELVVPYLAEAAYLVKDYDKTREYLSLLPDKNSSQLSQLKEYWL from the coding sequence ATGAAGGCCTTGCTATTCATTCAATCCATCATCATTGAAGGTTTTGCTATTTATCTGCTTAATAGCTCCCACCTAGGCCTATCGGACTGGCTTTTACTACTGATATGTCATGCAGTTGCTTGTGCCAGCTTTACCGGTTGGTGCTGGCTGATACTGCCTAAAAAATACTGTATCCCACTCTTTGGCTCCTTGTGTTTCTTGTTCTTATTCAGTCTATTATTGCCGGTAGTTGGAATCGTAGGCACTGCTTGCTCGATGTTATTGGCCTTATATTTTCCCAAGAAGCAGCACAGTAATCATTGGCAGTCGATAGAAGCCTTGTCGTTGCCGCAAAGTCCAACAGAAGAGACGGTCACTCATTCGCTATTCGGAGCAGGGGCGCTGCGGGATATACTGGTGCACAACGACTCGTCGGAACAACGAGCCTTGGCGGTGGCGGCCATTAGTCACCTTCCACGTCAACAGTCTGTGCCCTTACTCCAGCTGGCGCTGAAAGACGCGGCTGACTATACACGCTTATTGGCGTATGCAGCGTTAGAGGCCATTGAAAATCAAATTAATGAACAAATTGCCAATTACAAACAACGTTATCAACAGCAGCCGCTTCCTGATATTGCCTACAACATAGCCCAGCATTACTGGGAGCTGTGCTACCTCGGTATTGCAGAAGGTATCTTGAAGAAACATTATCTGAAGCAAGCCGAGCAGTATCTCAGGCTGTCGGTTGAGAAAAAAATCGGTGCCTCTAATAGTCTGTTGTTGGGGCGGGTATTGCTTGCACAGCAGCGTCCAGAGGAAGCCATGACTCATTTAAAGCATGCCAGTCAGCAGGGATTGCAGTTAGAGCTGGTTGTGCCCTATCTGGCAGAAGCGGCCTATCTAGTAAAAGATTACGACAAGACTCGCGAGTATCTTTCTCTCCTACCGGATAAAAATAGTAGCCAATTAAGCCAGCTTAAGGAGTATTGGCTATGA